The Streptomyces camelliae genome window below encodes:
- a CDS encoding VOC family protein — MTDQVPEVVLPPELAALRLKGVDHLAWVTWKPEETVRFYRDVLGLPLVHAITATGWVSETFPDFVHFFFALGTGDHLAFFYYFGLPEEEQPGDLMHRSRHLALHVDTEQELLDWRARLKAHGVRVTPPLAHELLESIYFDDPNGIQLEITRPLRPFAPIDARDAELTLRALSDVTRNGKPTVEEMWRRKGELSRAHTEEQNR, encoded by the coding sequence ATGACCGACCAAGTCCCTGAGGTTGTGCTGCCGCCGGAGCTGGCAGCGCTCCGCCTGAAGGGCGTGGACCACCTCGCCTGGGTGACCTGGAAGCCCGAAGAGACCGTGCGGTTCTACCGTGACGTGCTGGGTCTTCCCCTGGTTCACGCGATCACCGCCACCGGCTGGGTGAGCGAGACCTTCCCCGACTTCGTCCACTTCTTCTTCGCCCTCGGTACGGGCGATCACCTGGCCTTCTTCTACTACTTCGGCCTTCCCGAGGAGGAGCAGCCCGGTGACCTGATGCACAGGTCCCGGCATCTGGCGCTGCACGTCGACACCGAACAGGAGCTGCTCGACTGGCGGGCCCGGCTCAAGGCGCACGGTGTGCGGGTCACGCCGCCCCTCGCGCACGAGCTGCTGGAGTCCATCTACTTCGACGACCCCAACGGGATCCAGCTGGAGATCACCCGCCCGCTGCGCCCGTTCGCGCCCATCGACGCCCGGGACGCCGAACTCACCCTGCGCGCCCTGTCCGATGTCACCCGGAACGGGAAGCCGACCGTGGAGGAGATGTGGCGCCGCAAGGGAGAGCTGTCCCGAGCCCACACCGAGGAGCAGAACCGATGA
- a CDS encoding (2,3-dihydroxybenzoyl)adenylate synthase, with amino-acid sequence MMRTGVVGWPREAADRYVASGLWRRRPLGSWVWDWADRYGHRTAVVDGAIRLSYREFAERTDSLAERLLGLGLKNGDNLLVQLPNCWEFLGLFLACQRIGVAPLLALPAHREHELAHLADLADVAAIVVPDTLRGFDHQSLAARIAAERRRSCPVLVLGGEPDPGHLDLSAMLSPVSGAAERRSRLDALAPEPEEVAFFLLSGGTTGLPKIIARTHNDYEYNVRRSSEICGFSPETVYLAVLPVAHNFALGCPGVLGALSVGGRVVMCPSPRAAIAFPELARERVTVTSVVPAVARTWLGAADAAGPDLESLRVLQVGGSVLPADLAQRLAPTLGCTLQQVFGMAEGLLNYTRLTDPPFVISTTQGRPISEADELLIVGPDGRPVEEGETGELLTRGPYTPRGYFRAPEHNVRAYTPDGWYRSGDLVRRHPSGNLVVEGRIKDQVNRGGEKIAIDEVEDLVRRVPEVADAAAVALPHPVLGECVGVCVVPVPGSEPTLARIRAHFEERGVAAFKHPDELRLAPTLPLTAVGKVDRKRLLDLFAVPQPTAEPPLGRIA; translated from the coding sequence ATGATGCGCACCGGCGTGGTCGGCTGGCCTCGGGAGGCCGCCGACCGGTACGTCGCCTCGGGACTGTGGCGACGGCGACCGCTGGGAAGTTGGGTGTGGGACTGGGCGGACCGCTACGGGCACCGCACCGCCGTGGTGGACGGCGCGATCCGGCTCAGCTACCGCGAATTCGCCGAACGGACGGATTCGTTGGCGGAGCGCCTGCTCGGGCTCGGGCTGAAGAACGGTGACAACCTGTTGGTGCAGCTGCCCAACTGCTGGGAGTTCCTCGGCCTGTTCCTGGCCTGCCAGCGGATCGGGGTGGCGCCGCTGCTGGCACTGCCGGCGCACCGGGAGCACGAACTGGCTCATCTGGCGGACCTCGCGGACGTCGCGGCGATCGTGGTACCGGACACACTGCGTGGCTTCGACCACCAGTCGCTGGCCGCACGGATCGCCGCGGAACGCCGGCGGAGCTGCCCGGTGCTGGTGCTCGGTGGCGAGCCGGATCCCGGGCATCTGGATCTGTCGGCGATGCTCAGCCCGGTGTCCGGCGCCGCGGAACGGCGTTCCCGGCTCGACGCGTTGGCCCCGGAGCCCGAGGAGGTCGCGTTCTTCCTGCTCTCCGGTGGGACGACCGGCCTGCCGAAGATCATCGCGCGGACCCACAACGACTACGAGTACAACGTCCGTCGCAGCAGCGAGATCTGCGGCTTCTCCCCGGAGACCGTCTACCTCGCGGTGCTGCCGGTGGCCCACAACTTTGCGCTGGGCTGTCCGGGAGTGCTCGGCGCCCTGTCCGTCGGTGGCCGGGTCGTGATGTGCCCGTCGCCGCGTGCTGCGATCGCCTTCCCGGAACTGGCTCGGGAACGGGTCACGGTCACCTCCGTGGTCCCGGCCGTTGCCCGGACCTGGCTCGGTGCCGCTGATGCCGCCGGCCCGGATCTGGAGAGCCTGCGCGTGCTGCAGGTCGGGGGGTCGGTGCTGCCGGCCGATCTGGCGCAGAGGCTCGCCCCGACGTTGGGCTGCACCCTTCAGCAGGTGTTCGGGATGGCAGAGGGTCTGCTCAACTACACCCGGCTGACCGACCCGCCGTTCGTGATCAGTACCACCCAGGGTCGACCGATCTCCGAAGCGGACGAGCTCCTGATCGTCGGCCCCGACGGCCGGCCCGTCGAGGAGGGAGAGACCGGGGAGCTGCTGACGCGAGGCCCCTACACGCCGAGGGGCTACTTCCGCGCGCCGGAGCACAATGTCCGCGCCTACACGCCGGACGGCTGGTATCGCTCCGGTGACCTGGTGCGCCGCCACCCGAGTGGCAACCTGGTGGTCGAGGGGCGGATCAAGGACCAGGTCAACCGGGGCGGCGAGAAGATCGCGATCGACGAGGTGGAAGACCTCGTCCGCCGTGTGCCCGAGGTCGCCGACGCGGCCGCTGTGGCCTTGCCCCACCCCGTCCTCGGGGAGTGCGTGGGGGTGTGCGTCGTTCCCGTACCCGGCTCGGAACCGACGCTGGCGCGTATCCGGGCGCACTTCGAGGAACGCGGAGTCGCGGCCTTCAAGCACCCGGACGAACTGCGGCTCGCGCCGACGCTGCCGCTGACGGCGGTCGGCAAAGTCGACCGCAAGCGGCTGCTGGACCTGTTCGCCGTCCCACAGCCCACCGCGGAACCTCCCCTCGGCCGTATCGCCTGA